The following coding sequences lie in one Pristis pectinata isolate sPriPec2 chromosome 20, sPriPec2.1.pri, whole genome shotgun sequence genomic window:
- the LOC127580935 gene encoding probable transmembrane reductase CYB561D1, whose protein sequence is MRSYRWLPEPLGTRVNPMVPGAGARHCGLYLCLRKMAGAAAHLSALGLGVYLGVLSRLGTSRFSWHPACMAVAVCFCMTEAILTFSMDSSPFFCCSVKAKVRLHWMMQVLAMIIGSIGLIFIVSSKNISESPHLTSWHSILGIGTVITVCGQLLCGLCLLFPKLINTYSVARLRLYHTTCGLVAYLMATATVMLGLCSDWFKAQVNAVLWYSCLIIPLLPALVIMNQINNGYLSKKKIEI, encoded by the exons ATGCGGAGCTATAGGTGGCTGCCCGAGCCCCTGGGTACCAGGGTCAATCCAATGGTGCCCGGGGCAGGAGCGCGGCACTGCGGCCTCTACCTGTGTCTGAGGAAGATGGCGGGAGCAGCAGCCCACCTGAGTGCGCTGGGGCTGGGCGTCTACCTGGGAGTGCTGAGCCGCCTGGGGACCA GTCGTTTCTCCTGGCACCCAGCCTGCATGGCTGTAGCA GTCTGCTTTTGTATGACTGAAGCCATTCTGACCTTCTCGATGGACAGCTCCCCATTTTTTTGTTGTTCAGTTAAAGCCAAGGTGCGACTTCACTGGATGATGCAAGTCCTTGCCATGATCATTGGTTCGATTGGCCTCATTTTCATTGTTTCCAGCAAGAACATCTCCGAGTCCCCGCACCTCACCTCTTGGCATAGTATCCTTGGAATCGGGACTGTGATTACTGTCTGTGGCCAGTTGCTGTGTGGCCTCTGCCTTTTGTTTCCAAAGTTGATCAATACCTACTCAGTGGCCAGGCTACGACTTTACCATACTACGTGCGGTCTAGTGGCTTACCTGATGGCAACAGCTACAGTAATGCTGGGCTTGTGCTCTGATTGGTTCAAAGCCCAGGTTAACGCAGTTTTGTGGTACTCGTGCTTAATTATTCCGCTGCTTCCAGCTCTCGTTATCATGAACCAGATCAATAATGGTTACCTGTCCAAGAAGAAAATAGAAATTTAA